The following proteins are encoded in a genomic region of Corticium candelabrum chromosome 19, ooCorCand1.1, whole genome shotgun sequence:
- the LOC134194904 gene encoding uncharacterized protein LOC134194904 produces the protein MNAFVRVWVVLCLIIYVSKIHPLSTANVSSSDSAVASSVHMNTFRLLPHSVSAAASFVTSSSVDVSRLGSVLTVVPESGMIAALPCPHGISASSSDSAVASSVHMNTFRLLPHSVSVVASFVASSSMNVSRVGSLPTVAPESKMIAALPCPHGISASSSDSAVTSSVHMYTFSGVTLMPICLTLS, from the exons ATGAACGCTTTTGTTCGAGTTTGGGTTGTGTTGTGTCTTATTATTTACGTGTCCAAGATTCATCCTTTGTCTACAGCCAACGTATCGTCGTCAG ATTCTGCCGTCGCCTCATCTGTCCACATGAACACATTTCGTCTTCTTCCTCATTCAGTTTCTGCCGCTGCCTCTTTCGTCACGTCTTCTTCCGTGGACGTCAGTCGTCTTGGGTCTGTTCTAACGGTGGTGCCTGAGTCTGGGAtgatcgcagccttaccttgccctcacgggattagtgcgtcttcttcagATTCTGCCGTCGCCTCATCTGTCCACATGAACACATTTCGTCTTCTTCCTCATTCAGTTTCTGTCGTTGCCTCTTTCGTTGCGTCTTCCTCTATGAACGTCAGTCGTGTTGGGTCTCTTCCAACGGTGGCGCCTGAGTCTAAGAtgatcgcagccttaccttgccctcacgggattagtgcgtcttcttcagATTCTGCCGTCACTTCCTCtgtccacatgtacacattttCTGGAGTCACTCTCATGCCTATCTGCCTAACTTTGTCTTGA